Below is a genomic region from Amycolatopsis sp. 195334CR.
GGCAAGGAACTTCTCCTGTTCGGGGGATCGGGGTTCGAAGATCAAGCTAGGCGTGGGCTCGCCCCGGCCACATCGGTGCTCACTCCCAGTTGTCCCGATGCCGCCATCCGGGGAGGAGTCCTCGACCCCCCTAGGGCGATGGGGGTTGCGTTCCGTGAGGTTTTCACCGAATCGGGCGAACCGGGCCGCCCGTGGCTCCGAATTCCGGGGGCAAGGAAGCGGACGGACAGGTGGAGGCGCACAGCATGCGATGTGAGGTCGGGCAGGCGGTCACCGGCCGCGCGGTGGACCGCCTGGTGGAGCAGGTGCGCACGACCCCGAAGGCGGTCGTGCGGGCCGTGGTCTCCGCTCCGGGTGGCTACGGCAAGTCGACGCTCATCGCGGAGGTCTCCGCCGCCTACACCGCCGCCGGATTCGAGGTGCTCGACGCGGTCGCTCTGACCACACGCGATCTGGGGGACCGGCACGGCAGCGCGGTGGTGATCGACGACGCGCACCTGCTCGGCGACCACCAGCTGAACCGGCTACGGGAAGTCGTGCGGTCGGGCTATCCGCGGGTGGTGCTCACCCAGCGCCCGGCCCCGCGCCCGGCGGCCCTGCGCGCGCTGGCCACCGAGATCGGTGAGGTGGTGCCACTGGGCCCGCTCACCACGGCGCAGACCGGCGTACTGGCCGCCGCGCACGGCACGGAACTCGGTGACGACCGGATCGAGCGGCTGCACCGCCACACCGGCGGGGTGCCGCGGTTCGTCGCGCGTATCGCCGGTCTCGACGGGCTCGACGGCTTCCGCTCGGACCTCGCCCTGCTACCCGATGACGTCCTGCGCTACCTGATCGCCGCGGAAGCGGGCGCCACTGCGGACACCGATCTGCTCGACGCGCTGTTCGGGCCCGGGCGGGCGGCGGTGGTCGAGCTGGCCAGGGCGTCCGGGCTGCTCGGGCACGACGGCAGGCTGGTCCCGGTCGCCGCGGACGCGATCCGGCGGCTCTGCCCGGCACCGCGCCGGGTCGAGGTGCTGCACCGGATGGCCGAGATCCAACTGCGTTCGGGACAGCCCGTCGAAGACCTCGCGGGCAGGTTTCTCGCGGTCGAGATCACCGGTCCCACCGCCGCCGAGGTATTCGTCCGAGCTGCCGAGGAAACCGCCGTGCCCCGGTTGTCCGCCGAGTTCTTCGCCGCGGCGGCCGCCGCCGGGCCGCGGTCGGCGGACCTGGTCGCGAACTGGGCGCGTGCCGCCGCGCTGGCCGGCGACCTCGACACCGCACTGCGCCTGAGCGACGAACTGCTCTCCAGCGCCCACCGGGAAAGCCAGGCCGAAGGCGCGTTGATCGCGGGCTTGGTTCTCGGCCGGCGAGGAGAGCTGGTGCGCAGCGCCGAGCTGTTCCGGTTCGCGGGTGTGCCCGCGGCGGCGAACTTCGCGGTCGTCGCGGAAACTGCGGTGGGCAGACGCGCGACGGGGCCACCAGCACCGGCGCTCGTCCCCACCCTGTCCACGGCCATCGCCGAGCGCCTGGGCACCGGACTGGCCGAGTCCATTTCGGACACTCCGGCGCGAGCCCTGCCCACGCTGTTCGGCGCCGCCGATCTGGTGCGCCCGAAGAACCCGGCGGCACTGCTGCCGGACTCGCCCGCCGCGCTCGCGGGTATCGCGGCCATGCACTGGGGCGAACTCGGTCCCGCCGAAGCCATTCTCGAAACCGCCGCGGCGGGCGAATCTTTCGCCGCGCGGCATCACCTGTTGCTGGCCTGGGTTTCCCTGCTTCGCGGTGATCTCCCGGCTGCGGCCCAGCGGGCCCGGCAGGCTGGTGCCGGGCTGGACAACCGCGAGGAACTGTTCGCTGCCGCACTCGAACTGGGCATCGCCCGCCGTTCCAGCAACCTGCCCGCGTTACGACGGGCGTGGAGCCGGGCTTACCCGGCGTTGCTGCGCAATCCGGTGAACCTGTTCCTGTTGCTGCCGCTGAACGAGATCGCCATCGCCGCGGCCCGGCTCGGCGAGCGGTCCTCGTTCGCGCTGACCACCGAGCAGATCACCACCACCCTGGCGGCGCTGGGAAACCCGCCGCTGTGGGCCACGGCGACGGCGTGGAGCAGGTTCTACGCCGCGATCGTCACCGACGACGCCGACGCTGCCCGCGCCGAGCTGTCCACTTTGGAGTCGGTGGCTGGCGCCGGCCGCTATCCGGCCGCGCTCGCCGAGGCTGGCGGCGCCTGGCTGTCCGTGCTCGCCGGGCAACCCGACGCCGACCGGGTCACCGCGGCTGCGTCCGGCTTGCGGGACCTGGGTTTCGTCTGGGACGCCGCGCGGCTGGCCGGCCAGGCGGCGATCCGCACCAGCGACCGCCAGGCGATGACCCGGCTGCTGGAAACGGCCCGCCAGTTCCAGGGCCGCAGCCGCGAGGACGCGGCGGGCACCACTTCGGTGACCACCCCGGAGGTGGAACTCAGCCGCCGCGAACGGCAGGTCGCCGAACTCGTCGTGGAAGGCCTGACCTACAAGCAGGTCGGGGCACAGCTCTACATCTCCGGCAAAACCGTCGAACACCACATGGCCCGGATCCGGAGTAAAACCGGCATCACCGACCGCGGGGAACTACTCGGTACCCTGCGCTCCCTGATCACCGGAAATTGATTCCGCCTCGCTCTCTCGCAGGCCGGGTTCGCCGATGGCCGCTGACGCGGCCTAGTGCGGTGTGGCGCACCCAGGCGCTGGACAGTGCTCGCCGCCAAGCTCGGCGTCTACGCGATGGCGGGCCTGACCTACGGCCTGATCACGGTTACTGTCTCCGGCTCCGGGACAGCACTGGCCGCTCCGCCCGCCCTAACCGCACCCGCACACCCCGCCCCAACGGCACCCGACCCGCCATCACAACCTCCGATCACAACCGGTGTTGCAACGACCCCATGAACCCAAGTGGCTTTCGGGATCCTGCGTCCCGAAAGCCACGTTCGTGACATCGGGCCGGGCCCAGTTGCGCCGAGCCCGAGCCCGTTCCCGAACTCGCGCCGACCACCGTCACCACCACCAGCGGACAGGTAGCGGGCCGCGCGGACGCGACCACCCGGCAGTTCCAGGGAATCCGCTACGCGCAGGCCCCATTCGGGCCGCGCCGCTGGACGCTGCCCGAAAAGCCCGCGCCGTGGGAAGGGGACACGCAGGCCACCGCGCCCGGATCCCGCTGCCCCCAGAGCACAGCCTCGGCCCCGCCCGGCGCACCGATCGACGAGGACTGCCTCTTCCTCGACGTGACCACCCCGAGCGAGGTCGCCCCCGGCGAACGCCTGCCGGTCGTGGTGTGGTGGCACGGCGCGGGTTTCACCACCGGCAGCGGTTCGGACTACGACGCCCGCCGCCTCGCCGAACGCGGCCGGGTCATGGTGGTCTCCATCAACTACCGCCTCGGCGCGCTCGGCAACTTCGGCCTCCCCGGCCTGGCCGGATCGGGCAACTTCGGCTTCGCCGACCAGGTGGCGTTCCTGCACTGGGTGCAGGAGAACGCCGCCGCCTTCGCCGGTGATCCGGACAACGTCACCGTCGCCGGGCAGTCCGCCGGCGAGCACCGCACCACCGGGCTGGACACTTCGGTGCCTCAGGCAGGCGGTTTGGCTAGAGGCGGTGCGACAGGTGACGTATATGCGATGGCGTGATTCGACATTTTCCTATAGGTGGCGGTCGCGGTGAGCGGTGACACTGGTGCATCAACCCGGGGTCCGGCAACTGTTCCCCAAGCGTGCACCTCCCGTTCCCCGCACGGGTAGCGCTGTGCCACACCCCGTCGAAAGGCTCGCTCACCCATCCGGAGACATCCATGTCGGTATCTGCGCTCACCGTCGAGAACGGACCGAAATCCGGGGCATCCGCCACCGCCGTGCTGGGCTTGGTCATCCTGGTCTACACCGTGCTGGAGTCGATGCTGGTTCCGGCACTGCCCCTGATCCAGGACGGGGTCGGCGCCTCCGCCTCGTCGATCACCTGGGTCTTCACCGGTTTGCTCCTGTCAGGCACGGTGGCGACCCCGCTGGTCGGACGGCTGGCCGACATCTACGACAAGAAGGCGGTCTTCCTCGTCGTACTGGGGATCGTCGCGGTGGGCACGCTCCTCGGCGCGGTGGCCACGTCGATCGTCGTGCTCGCGATCGGTCAGGTGCTCCAGGGCGCCGGGCTCGGACTCGTTCCCCTGTCGCTCGGCATTCTGCGGGACACCCAGCCGGCCGCGCGGGCCAGGATCGGCAACGGCCTGGTGGTCGGCATGTCGGGACTGGGTTCGGTCATCGGCTTGTTGCTGGCCGGCCCGCTCCTGACCGCACTGCCCTACAACTGGCTCTACTGGCTCCCGCTGGCCGCCCTGGTCCTGCTCGGTGCCGCGGCGGTGCCGGTACTTCCGGCCGCCCGGCCGCCCACTGGCGACGTCCGGGTCGACTGGGTGGGCGCGGCTTTGCTGAGCGGTGGTCTGCTCGCGGTGCTCATCGGTCTCACCCAGTCCCCGTCGTGGGGATGGTGGTCGGCGGAGTTCCTCTCGCTCGGCGCTGCGGGCCTGACGCTGCTGGCCGTGTTCGTGGTGGTCGAGTTGAAGGTCCGGCAGCCACTGATCGATCTTCGCTCCGGTGGCCGGTCGGTGATCATCACCTGCGTCGTCGCGTTCGCCGTCGGCTGGGCGACGTACGCGGTCTTCCTCTCACTCCCGACGATCGTCGCCGCGCCTCCCTCGACCGGGTACGGGCTCGGCGACACGCCGAGCACGGCTGGGCTGCTGCTGATCCCGCTGGGCGTGGTCGCCGCCGCGTCGGCGCCACTGGCCGGGCTGCTGGAACGCGTGCTCGGCGCCAAGATGGTGCTGGTGCTGTCCTGCCTGCCGATCGTCGCTTCCGCCGCGGTCCTCTTCCTGGCCCGCCACGAGGGCGTCGTGCTGGCGTTCGCGTCCGGGCTTGCCGGGCTCGGCATCGGCATCGGCCTGACCCAGGCGATGAACATCGTGTCGTCGGCGGTGCCCGCTGAGCGGATGGCCAGCGCGAGCGGCCTGCTGCTGGTCGTGCGCTCGATCGGCGCGACGGTGGGCGTGCAGGTGTCGGGCAGCGTCCTGGCGAGCGACCCCGTTCCGGGGACGGCCTTGCCCACCTGGTCGTCCTTCAGCGCGGTCTTCCTCATGGCGACCGTGGTCGGCGTCGGGGCGGTCATCGCCGGCGCCGCGCTTCCCGGTCGAACTGCCCGCTTCGAATGAGTAAAGGAAAGAACACATGCCTCAGTTGCTGACCGGTGCGACCATCATCGATGGCGTTGCCGACAAGGGAATCGACGGCCAGGCCATCCT
It encodes:
- a CDS encoding helix-turn-helix transcriptional regulator, which gives rise to MRCEVGQAVTGRAVDRLVEQVRTTPKAVVRAVVSAPGGYGKSTLIAEVSAAYTAAGFEVLDAVALTTRDLGDRHGSAVVIDDAHLLGDHQLNRLREVVRSGYPRVVLTQRPAPRPAALRALATEIGEVVPLGPLTTAQTGVLAAAHGTELGDDRIERLHRHTGGVPRFVARIAGLDGLDGFRSDLALLPDDVLRYLIAAEAGATADTDLLDALFGPGRAAVVELARASGLLGHDGRLVPVAADAIRRLCPAPRRVEVLHRMAEIQLRSGQPVEDLAGRFLAVEITGPTAAEVFVRAAEETAVPRLSAEFFAAAAAAGPRSADLVANWARAAALAGDLDTALRLSDELLSSAHRESQAEGALIAGLVLGRRGELVRSAELFRFAGVPAAANFAVVAETAVGRRATGPPAPALVPTLSTAIAERLGTGLAESISDTPARALPTLFGAADLVRPKNPAALLPDSPAALAGIAAMHWGELGPAEAILETAAAGESFAARHHLLLAWVSLLRGDLPAAAQRARQAGAGLDNREELFAAALELGIARRSSNLPALRRAWSRAYPALLRNPVNLFLLLPLNEIAIAAARLGERSSFALTTEQITTTLAALGNPPLWATATAWSRFYAAIVTDDADAARAELSTLESVAGAGRYPAALAEAGGAWLSVLAGQPDADRVTAAASGLRDLGFVWDAARLAGQAAIRTSDRQAMTRLLETARQFQGRSREDAAGTTSVTTPEVELSRRERQVAELVVEGLTYKQVGAQLYISGKTVEHHMARIRSKTGITDRGELLGTLRSLITGN
- a CDS encoding MFS transporter — translated: MSVSALTVENGPKSGASATAVLGLVILVYTVLESMLVPALPLIQDGVGASASSITWVFTGLLLSGTVATPLVGRLADIYDKKAVFLVVLGIVAVGTLLGAVATSIVVLAIGQVLQGAGLGLVPLSLGILRDTQPAARARIGNGLVVGMSGLGSVIGLLLAGPLLTALPYNWLYWLPLAALVLLGAAAVPVLPAARPPTGDVRVDWVGAALLSGGLLAVLIGLTQSPSWGWWSAEFLSLGAAGLTLLAVFVVVELKVRQPLIDLRSGGRSVIITCVVAFAVGWATYAVFLSLPTIVAAPPSTGYGLGDTPSTAGLLLIPLGVVAAASAPLAGLLERVLGAKMVLVLSCLPIVASAAVLFLARHEGVVLAFASGLAGLGIGIGLTQAMNIVSSAVPAERMASASGLLLVVRSIGATVGVQVSGSVLASDPVPGTALPTWSSFSAVFLMATVVGVGAVIAGAALPGRTARFE